A window of Mercenaria mercenaria strain notata unplaced genomic scaffold, MADL_Memer_1 contig_3114, whole genome shotgun sequence genomic DNA:
AATGCATAATATTTATAGTACCACttcataaaagtaaataatttgtCTAGTATTACTACATAAACATGTCATATTTGCAGTCCTGAAATGTGCATATTTCTTTGCTTTCACCTATTTGGCACTAAGGGTGGCAAAAAATTTGTCAGACTTACGCAAATTTTCCAGATTTTAGTTGCCTGCGACGACATAGTTATTGGCATTGTGCCTTGAACAATTCGAAAGTTTTTTATCCTTTCCATTTCTCTTTCAACATGGATACGAAGGTTTGCAATTGTTTTTGTTGCTTCCACTTCATGTGGTAAAAactgctttttcttttttttaaaggggggaatTATAAGTTCTACACCTCTAGGTGTGGTTAAATCTGAAATAAGAAAACCCTTGTCTACCATTATCGCATCACCTTCTTCACACAAGTCAACAATGCCGCACTTTTTAGTTATTTGTTTATCACTAATGCTACCGGGATATAAATCCGACACAAAAGTCACAATACCCGATGGACTTATTCCAATTAATGACTTCCAGGTCATGTGTGATTTATAATCACTGTATAGAAGCGACTTAAGCTGCAAGGAACATGGGGTTTCTGTTCGAATCTCCGTGCAGTCTATTATTACTCGGCACTTTGGATATTTACGACTGAATTTTTGAGGCATAGTGTCATTTATGTTCTTGCGTGTTGGCCACTTCACGAGAAAACTCAAGCTTGTGTCAAGGTAATTCACCCAACGATTAAAAATCGTACTGCAAGTTCCTACAGATATATGAAACCTAAAAGCCAAATCCTCAAGCAGAAGTCCAAGTCTGAGTCTCATTAAAACCAAGAAAAATTCATCAATAAGTCTCAAAGACTTTGGTCGGCCTAAGTTGTTTACTTTCATACCACTTTCAAGTTCATCAAACAAACACTTAAAAGTTCCCGCGTTTGGTATTCCAGTGAAGAACAGGACTTTACTGTTGTCGTCTGTAACATCTTCAAAGGTGAATGCTGGTCTTGTCGCCTGACATCCATTAGAAGCAGTTTCCACTAATGGAGTCTGTGTTGATGTCGTCTTTGGAATTCTAGTTTCATCTGTCTGCGTGGAGACAGAAACAGTATGTGGCTGTGCCTGTTGGCACTGATGGCGAATTATGGAAGGCACTGGTCTGAACTGTCCATAGTCATGgagctgaaatattttaataataccTTACAGACAAAgtcttttaatgttaaattaattttataagaCAATAAAATTCGGCTGCAATTACTTTCATGTGCACTTTCTTTAAAAAGAACAATTAAagctgttttcaaaaaaaatatggctcgatttgatttccagttaacaTGGTTAATCAAAAATAAGATCAAACTATATCTGTTCTGCACTAAGTAATGGTTGCTATGCGGACCGTTTGAGAGCATTAGAACGTCCGGTTCCTTACTCaacagtggcgcagtggttagcagtttgGACTACAATGCCGGCGGTCCAGGTTCGATTCCAAGTCGCGATTGATATTcggactagtgttcagtgctgggtgatataTTTAAATTGGTATTATTTCCAACAGTATCtgtctagactggatgctggggagatAAATAtaacacctgccgtgggctcggccggaaataagttgttccatccattccaggtggggactttcgtcaaCTACCCACGTCTAACAAGAAACATTACGCTTACAGTCTTTAGTATTATGTAAGAgataaatgaaacaaacaagACTTACCCTTAGTGATATATCAAGTATTGATTCGTTGCCTTCAACTGGTATTCCATCAGCGTCATTCTCAAAGCTCATGTCTGGTGACCGGTTGTCAGTTGTCAGCTCCATCTCGGAAATGTCGTTATTTTCTTCAGTGCTTGTCACTAAGTCTATGTCTGCAACACTCTCCAttgtctaaaaaaagaaaacgacAAAATAAAAATCACTGTTCTGTAGAGTAAATCTTCACTCACACAATAGAATTATCAAGATATTTAGCCTGACACGGTTATTTAAGTAACATAAggttaatattgaaatatttttgaattacctTTTCGAAAGGTACGAATAATTTTCGATTTACTATTTATAGGAATCTGCACATTTTTAAGTGTTTAGTACTACAGTATTAACCAACCCGATAAAAATTACTCTGGtctaaatcatttttgttttgttgcaccgacacaatttagatcatatggcaactttccagctttagtggtggaggaagatcccaggtgcccctccgtgcattattatttgacctgggtagaaccaccgaccttccgtaagccaactggatggcttccacatGAGTGAAGCTTGAAtttacatcgatgaggggcaggtgattttAAGTCCGTGACCTTAACCACACAGAGGTCCCGACCACCGGTCTGGAT
This region includes:
- the LOC128552744 gene encoding uncharacterized protein LOC128552744; the protein is MESVADIDLVTSTEENNDISEMELTTDNRSPDMSFENDADGIPVEGNESILDISLRLHDYGQFRPVPSIIRHQCQQAQPHTVSVSTQTDETRIPKTTSTQTPLVETASNGCQATRPAFTFEDVTDDNSKVLFFTGIPNAGTFKCLFDELESGMKVNNLGRPKSLRLIDEFFLVLMRLRLGLLLEDLAFRFHISVGTCSTIFNRWVNYLDTSLSFLVKWPTRKNINDTMPQKFSRKYPKCRVIIDCTEIRTETPCSLQLKSLLYSDYKSHMTWKSLIGISPSGIVTFVSDLYPGSISDKQITKKCGIVDLCEEGDAIMVDKGFLISDLTTPRGVELIIPPFKKKKKQFLPHEVEATKTIANLRIHVEREMERIKNFRIVQGTMPITMSSQATKIWKICVSLTNFLPPLVPNR